DNA sequence from the Deltaproteobacteria bacterium genome:
CATGAGCTGCGCCTGCAGATCGGTGGGAAAACCGGGGAACGGCGCGGTGATGAAGTCGACCGCCTCGGGCCGCTCCGGCGCGACGATGCGAAGACCGCCCCGCTCGCTCGAGATGCGCGCTCCCGCCTCGCGCATCTTGGCCAGCACTCCATCGAGGTCGTCGGCGCGCGCACCCCTCACCACAACGTCACCGCCCGTGATCATGGCAGCCGCCAGCAGCGTTCCCGCCTCGATCCGATCGGGGATCACCTGGAGGTCCATCGGACGCAGGCTCGTGACTCCCTCGACGACGATGACGCTGCTGCCGCCCCCCTGGATGCGCGCGCCCATCGCGTTCAGGGCGTCCGCCAGCGCCATCACCTCGGGCTCGCGGGCACAGTTCTCCAGCACGGTGCGGCCGTCGGCGAGCGACGCCGCCATCATGAGGTTCTCGGTGCCCGTCACGGTCGGCAGATCGAACAGCACGGTCGCGCCGCGCAGCCGCGTCGCGGACGCTTCGACGTAGCCGTGCGCCAGCTCGATCTTCGCGCCCAGGAGCTGCAGCCCCTTGAGGTGCTGATCGATCGGGCGCGCGCCGATGGCGCAGCCGCCGGGCAGCGAGACGCGGGCGCGGCCGAAACGGGCCACGAGCGGCCCCAGCACCAGGACGCTGGCGCGCATCGTCTTCACCATCTCGTAGGGGGCTTCCGGATTGGCGACGTGCTCCGTGTCGACCTGCACGGTCGCTCCGTCGCGTTCGACGCGCGCTCCCATGTGGCCGAGCAGCCTGCCCAGCGTGCGGATGTCGGCGAGATCCGGCACGCCGCGGAAGATGGACCGGCCTTCTGCGAGCAGCGCAGCGGCGATCTGCGGCAGCGTGGCGTTCTTCGAGCCGGACACCTGCACTTCACCGGACAGCGGCTTGCCCCCGGTGATCTCGATCGCGTCCATCTACGCCCCTTTCCCTACGACGTGGCGGTCGAGCCCCGCGAGGTCACGCTCGATGCGCAGCTGCGTCAACCCCGCCTCGCGCAGCAGGACCACCACCGCCTCTCCCTGCGCGGGATCGATCTCCGTGACGAACAATCCGCCGGGCGCCAGCCAATCCCGGATTCCGGCGGCGATCCTGCGGATGACGGCGAGGCCGTCGTCGCCCCCGAAGAGCGCGAGGTGCGGCTCGTGTTGCACGACGTCGGGAGCAAGTCTCTTCGCATCCGCTATGGGCACGTAGGGTGGGTTCGCCGCGATCGCATCGTACCGGACCTTCTCTGGCAGCGCCGCATATAGATCTCCCGTGATCACCCTGACCCGGCCGGCGGCGAGTCTTTCCGCGTTCCGCCGCGCCACCGCCGCCGCGTCTTCCGAGACTTCGACGAGGTCCACGCTCGCCTGCGGCCGCTCGGCGGCGATGGAGATTCCGACCGCGCCCGATCCCGCGCAGAGATCGAGCACCCGTACGTGGCGGTCTTTGGCGAGGTACTCGGTGACGATGCGCACCAGGAGCTCGGTCTCCGGCCGGGGAATGAACACTCCCGGCGCCACCTCGAAGGGCCGACCATGGAACTCCTTCGACCGCAGGATGTAGGCGACCGGCTCGCGCGCGCCCCGGCGTTTGATCAACGCCTTGAAGGTCGCGAGCTCTCCACCAGCGAGAGGCTTGTCCGCGTCGATATAGAGGCGGATCCGGTCGCAGCGAAGGGCATGCGCAAGAAGGAGCTCCGCGTCGAGGCGAGGGTTCTCCACGCCCTTCTTGCCGAGCCATTCCCGCGCCCACTGCAAGAGCGAGCGCACCGTCCAGGTCTCAGCCATGGTTCTGCGCCGAAACCACCCTGCGCACGCCTTCCTTGTCGCAGTGGGCACGCGGGTCGCGAAGTCCTGCGCCGGTGAGCAGGCCGATCACTTTCTCGACCTGTGAAGGGTCGCACTCCTGGGCATAGACTCCGCGGGGGGCCAGCCATTCGGGCAACTCGCCGATCAGCCGGCGCACCACGTCCAGTCCGTCGGGACCGCCGAAGAAGCTGACCGCCGGCTCGTGGTTGATCACCTCTTCGGGCAGCTCCGTGCCGTCGGGAACCCAGGGTGGGTTGGCGGTGACGATCGCGTATCTGCGGCCGCGCGACAGCGGCTCGAAGAGGTCTCCCGCGAAGCAGAGCGCGCGTCCGGGAATGAGCCGTTCCGCGTTCTCCCGGGCGAGCTCGATGGCCTCGGTGGACACGTCGGTCAGGTCGACGCGAAGTCCCGGGCGCGCGCGGGCAACGCAGATGCCCGCCGCGCCGATGCCGCAGGCGAGGTCGAGCGCGAACCCCGACACTTCGGGTGCGGCGCGCTCGAGGGCCGCGTTGATCAGGACGGGCAGATCGAGTCGGGGGATAAAGCCGCGGCGGTCGACCTTGAAGCGGAGCCCGAGCAGCTCGACGGCGCCTACGATGTAACCGGTGGGCTCGGCGTTCAGGCGCCGCGAAAGCAGGCGCATGAACTCGCCATGGTGGACGGAATCGAGGGCGCTCTGCCAGCGGTCGGGTAGCTCCGCCGGCAGCAGGCCGAGCGCGTGCGCGACGAGCTCCTGCGCTTCCTGCTGCGGATCTTCGCTGAGCAACTCCGGCGCCGCGAGCCGCTTCGCGGTGTGTTGCACGAGCTCGCCCACCGTCATGCGCGCGCTTGCTGCTGGCGCAGCGCCTCCGCCTGGAAGAAGGTGCGGCAGGCGACGACCATGTCCTCGATGTCGCCGTCCATC
Encoded proteins:
- the murA gene encoding UDP-N-acetylglucosamine 1-carboxyvinyltransferase; its protein translation is MDAIEITGGKPLSGEVQVSGSKNATLPQIAAALLAEGRSIFRGVPDLADIRTLGRLLGHMGARVERDGATVQVDTEHVANPEAPYEMVKTMRASVLVLGPLVARFGRARVSLPGGCAIGARPIDQHLKGLQLLGAKIELAHGYVEASATRLRGATVLFDLPTVTGTENLMMAASLADGRTVLENCAREPEVMALADALNAMGARIQGGGSSVIVVEGVTSLRPMDLQVIPDRIEAGTLLAAAMITGGDVVVRGARADDLDGVLAKMREAGARISSERGGLRIVAPERPEAVDFITAPFPGFPTDLQAQLMACLTIARGASRVVETVFENRFMHVQELVRMGADIAIDGHTAVVRGVSRLSGAPVMATDLRASASLVLAGLRAEGKTTVHRVYHLDRGYEALEKKLEALGAGIRRVKGALA
- a CDS encoding peptide chain release factor N(5)-glutamine methyltransferase, whose amino-acid sequence is MTVGELVQHTAKRLAAPELLSEDPQQEAQELVAHALGLLPAELPDRWQSALDSVHHGEFMRLLSRRLNAEPTGYIVGAVELLGLRFKVDRRGFIPRLDLPVLINAALERAAPEVSGFALDLACGIGAAGICVARARPGLRVDLTDVSTEAIELARENAERLIPGRALCFAGDLFEPLSRGRRYAIVTANPPWVPDGTELPEEVINHEPAVSFFGGPDGLDVVRRLIGELPEWLAPRGVYAQECDPSQVEKVIGLLTGAGLRDPRAHCDKEGVRRVVSAQNHG
- the prmC gene encoding peptide chain release factor N(5)-glutamine methyltransferase: MAETWTVRSLLQWAREWLGKKGVENPRLDAELLLAHALRCDRIRLYIDADKPLAGGELATFKALIKRRGAREPVAYILRSKEFHGRPFEVAPGVFIPRPETELLVRIVTEYLAKDRHVRVLDLCAGSGAVGISIAAERPQASVDLVEVSEDAAAVARRNAERLAAGRVRVITGDLYAALPEKVRYDAIAANPPYVPIADAKRLAPDVVQHEPHLALFGGDDGLAVIRRIAAGIRDWLAPGGLFVTEIDPAQGEAVVVLLREAGLTQLRIERDLAGLDRHVVGKGA